From a region of the Ammospiza nelsoni isolate bAmmNel1 chromosome 26, bAmmNel1.pri, whole genome shotgun sequence genome:
- the PGAP3 gene encoding post-GPI attachment to proteins factor 3 isoform X2, with translation MAARAALLLLLLMAAAAPGPAQGSQGDREPLYRECLSRCERQNCSGAALRHFRARQPLYMGLTGWTCRDECQYECMWLTVRLYQQGGHRVPQFHGKWPFSRFLFVQEPASALASLLNGLASLVMLLRYRAAVPPAAPTYPTCTAFAWVSLNAWFWSTVFHTRDTALTEKLDYFCASAVILHSVYLCCVRTLGLQRPALISIFRAFLLLFLAGHISYLSLVRFDYGYNLVANAAAGMLTVAWWLRWCLRQGRRLPHVWKCAAAVLLLQALALLELLDFPPLGWVLDAHALWHIGTIPLNVLFYSFLMDDSLYLLKANSDLFKVD, from the exons aTGGCGGCGCGGgccgcgctgctgctgctgcttctcatggcggcggcagcgccgggcccggcccagGGCTCGCAGGGGGATCGGGAACCGCTGTACCGGGAGTGCCTGAGCCGCTGCGAGCGGCAGAACTGCTCGGGGGCGGCACTGCGGCACTTCCGCGCCCGGCAGCCGCTCTACATGGGCCTGACAG GCTGGACGTGCCGGGACGAGTGCCAGTACGAGTGCATGTGGCTGACGGTGCGGCTGTACCAGCAGGGCGGGCACCGCGTGCCGCAGTTCCACGGCAAG TGGCCGTTCTCGCGGTTCCTGTTCGTGCAGGAGCCGGCCTCAGCCTTGGCCTCGCTGCTGAACGGCCTGGCCAGCCTGGTGATGCTGCTGCGGTACCGGGCAGCCGTGCCCCCCGCAGCGCCCACCTACCCCACCTGCACCGCCTTCGCCTGG gtCTCCTTAAACGCCTGGTTCTGGTCCACCGTGTTCCACACCAGGGACACGGCGCTGACAGAG aaacTGGATTATTTCTGTGCTTCGGCCGTCATCCTGCACTCCGTGTACCTGTGCTGCGTcag GACGCTGGGGCTGCAGCGCCCAGCCTTAATCAGCATCTTCAgagccttcctcctcctcttcctcgccGGCCACATCTCCTACCTGAGCCTCGTGCGCTTCGACTATGGCTACAACCTGGTGGCCAAcgctgctgctg ggatgcTGACGGTGGCGTGGTGGCTGCGCTGGTGCCTGCGGCAGGGCCGGCGTTTGCCGCACGTGTGGAAATGCGCGGCcgcggtgctgctgctgcaggcgcTGGCGCTGCTCGAGCTGCTCGACTTCCCCCccctgggctgggtgctggACGCCCACGCGCTCTGGCACATCGGGACCATCCCCCTCAACGTGCTCTTCTACAG TTTCCTGATGGACGACAGCCTCTACCTCCTGAAGGCCAACTCCGACCTCTTCAAAGTGGACTAG
- the PGAP3 gene encoding post-GPI attachment to proteins factor 3 isoform X3, with protein MAARAALLLLLLMAAAAPGPAQGSQGDREPLYRECLSRCERQNCSGAALRHFRARQPLYMGLTGWTCRDECQYECMWLTVRLYQQGGHRVPQFHGKEPASALASLLNGLASLVMLLRYRAAVPPAAPTYPTCTAFAWVSLNAWFWSTVFHTRDTALTEKLDYFCASAVILHSVYLCCVRTLGLQRPALISIFRAFLLLFLAGHISYLSLVRFDYGYNLVANAAAGMLTVAWWLRWCLRQGRRLPHVWKCAAAVLLLQALALLELLDFPPLGWVLDAHALWHIGTIPLNVLFYSFLMDDSLYLLKANSDLFKVD; from the exons aTGGCGGCGCGGgccgcgctgctgctgctgcttctcatggcggcggcagcgccgggcccggcccagGGCTCGCAGGGGGATCGGGAACCGCTGTACCGGGAGTGCCTGAGCCGCTGCGAGCGGCAGAACTGCTCGGGGGCGGCACTGCGGCACTTCCGCGCCCGGCAGCCGCTCTACATGGGCCTGACAG GCTGGACGTGCCGGGACGAGTGCCAGTACGAGTGCATGTGGCTGACGGTGCGGCTGTACCAGCAGGGCGGGCACCGCGTGCCGCAGTTCCACGGCAAG GAGCCGGCCTCAGCCTTGGCCTCGCTGCTGAACGGCCTGGCCAGCCTGGTGATGCTGCTGCGGTACCGGGCAGCCGTGCCCCCCGCAGCGCCCACCTACCCCACCTGCACCGCCTTCGCCTGG gtCTCCTTAAACGCCTGGTTCTGGTCCACCGTGTTCCACACCAGGGACACGGCGCTGACAGAG aaacTGGATTATTTCTGTGCTTCGGCCGTCATCCTGCACTCCGTGTACCTGTGCTGCGTcag GACGCTGGGGCTGCAGCGCCCAGCCTTAATCAGCATCTTCAgagccttcctcctcctcttcctcgccGGCCACATCTCCTACCTGAGCCTCGTGCGCTTCGACTATGGCTACAACCTGGTGGCCAAcgctgctgctg ggatgcTGACGGTGGCGTGGTGGCTGCGCTGGTGCCTGCGGCAGGGCCGGCGTTTGCCGCACGTGTGGAAATGCGCGGCcgcggtgctgctgctgcaggcgcTGGCGCTGCTCGAGCTGCTCGACTTCCCCCccctgggctgggtgctggACGCCCACGCGCTCTGGCACATCGGGACCATCCCCCTCAACGTGCTCTTCTACAG TTTCCTGATGGACGACAGCCTCTACCTCCTGAAGGCCAACTCCGACCTCTTCAAAGTGGACTAG
- the PGAP3 gene encoding post-GPI attachment to proteins factor 3 isoform X1, which translates to MAARAALLLLLLMAAAAPGPAQGSQGDREPLYRECLSRCERQNCSGAALRHFRARQPLYMGLTGWTCRDECQYECMWLTVRLYQQGGHRVPQFHGKVSAAPWGLGGLGVPPCPLTPPQWPFSRFLFVQEPASALASLLNGLASLVMLLRYRAAVPPAAPTYPTCTAFAWVSLNAWFWSTVFHTRDTALTEKLDYFCASAVILHSVYLCCVRTLGLQRPALISIFRAFLLLFLAGHISYLSLVRFDYGYNLVANAAAGMLTVAWWLRWCLRQGRRLPHVWKCAAAVLLLQALALLELLDFPPLGWVLDAHALWHIGTIPLNVLFYSFLMDDSLYLLKANSDLFKVD; encoded by the exons aTGGCGGCGCGGgccgcgctgctgctgctgcttctcatggcggcggcagcgccgggcccggcccagGGCTCGCAGGGGGATCGGGAACCGCTGTACCGGGAGTGCCTGAGCCGCTGCGAGCGGCAGAACTGCTCGGGGGCGGCACTGCGGCACTTCCGCGCCCGGCAGCCGCTCTACATGGGCCTGACAG GCTGGACGTGCCGGGACGAGTGCCAGTACGAGTGCATGTGGCTGACGGTGCGGCTGTACCAGCAGGGCGGGCACCGCGTGCCGCAGTTCCACGGCAAGGTCAGCGCGGCCCCgtgggggctgggggggctgggggtccccCCGTGCCCGCTGACCCCCCCCCAGTGGCCGTTCTCGCGGTTCCTGTTCGTGCAGGAGCCGGCCTCAGCCTTGGCCTCGCTGCTGAACGGCCTGGCCAGCCTGGTGATGCTGCTGCGGTACCGGGCAGCCGTGCCCCCCGCAGCGCCCACCTACCCCACCTGCACCGCCTTCGCCTGG gtCTCCTTAAACGCCTGGTTCTGGTCCACCGTGTTCCACACCAGGGACACGGCGCTGACAGAG aaacTGGATTATTTCTGTGCTTCGGCCGTCATCCTGCACTCCGTGTACCTGTGCTGCGTcag GACGCTGGGGCTGCAGCGCCCAGCCTTAATCAGCATCTTCAgagccttcctcctcctcttcctcgccGGCCACATCTCCTACCTGAGCCTCGTGCGCTTCGACTATGGCTACAACCTGGTGGCCAAcgctgctgctg ggatgcTGACGGTGGCGTGGTGGCTGCGCTGGTGCCTGCGGCAGGGCCGGCGTTTGCCGCACGTGTGGAAATGCGCGGCcgcggtgctgctgctgcaggcgcTGGCGCTGCTCGAGCTGCTCGACTTCCCCCccctgggctgggtgctggACGCCCACGCGCTCTGGCACATCGGGACCATCCCCCTCAACGTGCTCTTCTACAG TTTCCTGATGGACGACAGCCTCTACCTCCTGAAGGCCAACTCCGACCTCTTCAAAGTGGACTAG
- the ERBB2 gene encoding receptor tyrosine-protein kinase erbB-2, whose protein sequence is MIAAGGCLGAALLLLLLLLLLAALCPPAAAEVCTGTDMKLLRPSSPESHYETLRHLYQGCQVVQGNLELTYLPADADTSFLKDIKEVQGYVLIAENQVSGLELQSLRIIRGTQLFQERYALAVLGNAGPAGAPGLRQLGMRHLTEILKGGVLIERNPELCFQETILWSDILHRHNEFRADIQVESARTRSCPDCQALCAEGRCWGEGKQDCQTLTNSICHGCPRCKGTKPTDCCHEQCAAGCTGPKHSDCLACLNFNRSGICELHCPPLVVYNSDTFESMPNPDGRYTFGASCVSQCPYNYLATEVGSCTLVCPQNSQEVTVNNVQKCEKCSKPCPEVCYGLGVDFLKGVRAVNASNIQHFSGCTKIFGSLAFLPETFAGDPSTNTPPLDPKLLRIFESLEELTGFLYIAAWPPDMKDLGVFQNLRVIRGRVLHNGAYSLTLQDLAVQALGLRALQEISSGMVLVHHNPQLCFLQKVPWHSIFRNPRQRLFQTHNKPPEQCEREGLVCFHLCAQGHCWGPGPTQCVACERFLRGQECVASCNLLDGAIREHANGTRCLPCHPECQPQNGTETCFGSDPDQCVACAHYKDAQQCVRRCPSGVKADASFVPVWKYPDEFGVCQLCPTNCTHSCTIRDEDGCPVDQKPSQVTSIIAGVVGALLVIVLLLITVICVKRRRQQERKHTMRRLLQETELVEPLTPSGALPNQAQMRILKETELKKVKVLGSGAFGTVYKGIWIPDGESVKIPVAIKVLRENTSPKANKEILDEAYVMAGVGSPYVSRLLGICLTSTVQLVTQLMPYGCLLDYVRENKDHIGSQDLLNWCVQIAKGMSYLEEVRLVHRDLAARNVLVKSPNHVKITDFGLARLLDIDETEYHADGGKVPIKWMALESILRRRFTHQSDVWSYGVTVWELMTFGAKPYDGIPAREIPDLLEKGERLPQPPICTIDVYMIMVKCWMIDSECRPKFRELVTEFSRMARDPQRFVVIQNDMVGVPGSMDSTFYRALLDEEDMDDLVDAEEYLVPHHGFFSTDTSTTYRSRISSVRSTAESPAKVEEGEGLASFSFPAQGLAEGPEGPVPEVPDGDKVALQSPSGREPGTLPRYSEDPTGLTAKDGEDPECFTVPAPLSTMPEYVNQAGERPPRAPPSPPDKPKGHQGKNGLIKDPKNSFPGPFGHAVENPEYLAPPHGTPSPGPFSQAFDNPYYWNQDPAKGGGPEGGPGTTPTAENPEYLGLAGPDATAV, encoded by the exons ATGATCGCGGCCGGGGGCTGCCTCGGAgccgcgctgctgctgctgctgctgctgctgctgctggccgcCCTGTgcccccccgccgccgccgaaG TCTGCACCGGCACCGACATGAAGCTGCTGCGTCCCTCCAGCCCCGAGAGCCACTACGAGACCCTGCGGCACCTGTACCAGGGCTGCCAGGTGGTGCAGGGCAACCTGGAGCTCACCTACCTGCCCGCCGACGCCGACACCTCCTTCCTCAAG GACATCAAGGAGGTGCAGGGCTACGTGCTGATCGCGGAGAACCAAGTGAgcgggctggagctgcagagcctgcGCATCATCCGCGGCACGCAGCTCTTCCAGGAGCGCTACGCCCTGGCCGTGCTGGGCAAcgccggccccgccggggcACCGGGGCTGCGGCAGCTCGGCATGAGGCACCTCACAG AGATCCTGAAGGGAGGGGTGCTCATCGAGAGGAACCCCGAGCTGTGTTTCCAGGAGACCATCCTGTGGAGCGACATCCTGCACCGGCACAACGAGTTCCGTGCCGACATCCAGGTGGAGAGCGCCCGCACCCGCAGCT GTCCTGACTGCCAGGCGCTCTGTGCCGAGGGGCGCTGCTGGGGTGAGGGCAAACAGGATTGCCAGACAT tgaccAACAGCATCTGCCACGGCTGCCCACGCTGCAAGGGCACAAAACCCACGGATTGCTGCCACGAGCAGTGCGCTGCTGGCTGCACCGGCCCCAAGCACTCCGACTGCTTG gcatGCCTGAACTTCAACAGGAGCGGGATCTGCGAGCTGCACTGCCCTCCACTCGTCGTCTACAACTCGGACACCTTCGAGTCGATGCCCAACCCCGATGGGCGCTACACCTTTGGTGCCAGCTGTGTCAGCCAGTGTCCCT ACAATTACCTCGCCACGGAGGTGGGGTCCTGCACCCTCGTGTGCCCCCAGAACAGCCAGGAGGTCACGGTCAACAACGTGCAGAAGTGTGAGAAGTGCAGCAAACCCTGCCCAGAGG TGTGCTACGGGCTGGGAGTGGATTTCCTGAAGGGTGTCCGTGCTGTGAACGCCTCCAACATCCAACACTTCTCTGGCTGCACCAAGATTTTTGGGAGCCTGGCTTTCCTCCCCGAGACCTTCGCTGG ggacccCAGCACCAACACCCCACCCCTGGACCCCAAACTGCTGCGGATCTTCGAGAGCCTGGAGGAGCTGACGG GATTCCTCTACATCGCAGCCTGGCCACCGGACATGAAGGACCTGGGAGTGTTCCAGAACCTGCGGGTGATCCGGGGCAGGGTCCTGCACAA CGGCGCCTACTCGCTGACCCTGCAGGACCTGGCGGTGCAGGCGCTGGGGCTGAGGGCCCTGCAGGAGATCAGCAGTGGGATGGTGCTGGTGCACCAcaacccccagctctgcttcctgcagaaggtgccctggcacagcatctTCCGGAACCCCCGGCAGCGCCTCTTCCAGACCCACAACAAACCCCCCGAGCAGTGCG agagagaggggCTGGTTTGCTTCCACctctgtgcccaggggcactgctggggcccCGGTCCCACCCAGTGCGTGGCCTGCGAGCGGTTCCTGCGCGGCCAGGAGTGCGTGGCCTCCTGCAACCTCCTGGATGG AGCCATCAGGGAACACGCCAACGGGACGCGGTGCCTGCCGTGCCACCCCGAGTGCCAGCCCCAGAATGGCACCGAGACCTGCTTTGGATCT gatccAGACCAGTGCGTGGCCTGTGCCCACTACAAGGACGCCCAGCAGTGCGTGCGGCGCTGCCCCAGCGGCGTCAAGGCCGACGCCTCCTTCGTGCCCGTCTGGAAATACCCGGATGAATTCGGGGTGTGCCAACTCTGCCCCACCAATTGCACCCACTC gtgcacCATCCGGGATGAGGACGGCTGTCCCGTGGACCAGAAGCCGAG CCAGGTGACCTCCATCATTGCTGGTGTGGTTGGGGCTCTGCTGGTCATCGTCCTGCTCCTCATCACCGTCATCTGCGTCAAGCGCCGGCGGCAGCAGGAGCGCAAGCACACCATGcggaggctgctgcaggagaccGAG CTGGTGGAGCCACTGACGCCCAGCGGGGCCCTCCCCAACCAAGCCCAGATGAGGATCCTCAAGGAGACGGAGCTGAAGAAAGTGAAAGTTTTGGGTTCTGGTGCTTTTGGCACCGTCTATAAG GGCATCTGGATCCCTGATGGGGAGAGCGTGAAGATCCCGGTGGCCATCAAAGTCTTGCGGGAGAACACATCGCCCAAAGCCAACAAGGAGATCCTGGAT gagGCCTATGTGATGGCAGGGGTGGGCAGCCCCTATGTGTCCCGGCTGCTGGGCATCTGCCTGACCTCCACGGTGCAGCTGGTGACGCAGCTGATGCCCTACGGCTGCCTGCTGGACTACGTGAGGGAGAACAAGGACCACATCGGCTCCCAGGACCTGCTCAACTGGTGTGTGCAGATCGCCAAG GGCATGAGTTACCTGGAGGAGGTGAGGCTGGTGCACCGGGACTTGGCCGCTCGCAACGTCTTGGTCAAGAGCCCCAACCACGTCAAGATCACTGACTTTGGGCTGGCCCGGCTGCTGGACATCGACGAGACTGAGTACCATGCTGATGGTGGCAAG GTGCCCATCAAGTGGATGGCGCTGGAGTCCATCCTCCGACGGCGCTTCACGCACCAGAGCGACGTCTGGAGTTACG gtGTCACCGTGTGGGAGCTGATGACGTTTGGGGCAAAGCCCTATGATGGGATCCCAGCCAGGGAGATCCCAGACCTGCTGGAGAAGGGCGAGCGGCTGCCGCAGCCACCCATCTGCACCATCGACGTCTACATGATCATGGTGAAAT gttGGATGATTGACTCCGAGTGCCGGCCCAAGTTCCGGGAGTTGGTCACCGAGTTCTCCCGCATGGCCCGCGACCCCCAGCGCTTCGTGGTCATCCAG AACGACATGGTGGGGGTGCCTGGCTCCATGGACAGCACCTTCTACCGGGCACTGCTGGATGAGGAGGACATGGACGACCTGGTGGACGCTGAGGAGTACCTGGTGCCCCACCACGGCTTCTTCAGCACCGACACCTCCACCACCTACCGCAGCCGCATCTCCTCCGTGCGG AGCACGGCAGAGTCTCCAGCCAAGGTGGAAGAGGGCGAGGGCTTggcctccttctccttccctgcccaaGGCCTGGCAGAGGGGCCAGAGGGACCTGTCCCAGAGGTGCCAGATGGGGACAAggtggccctgcagagcccctcgGGGCGGGAGCCTGGCACCCTGCCCCGGTACAGCGAGGATCCCACCGGGCTGACGGCCAAGGATGGAGAAGACCCCGAGTGCTTCACTGTGCCAGCCCCCCTCAGCACCATGCCAG AGTACGTGAACCAGGCTGGGGagcgcccgccccgcgcgcCCCCGTCCCCGCCGGACAAACCCAAGGGGCACCAGGGCAAGAACGGGCTCATCAAGGACCCCAAGAACTCCTTCCCAGGGCCCTTCGGCCACGCTGTGGAGAACCCCGAGTACCTGGCACCACCCCAcggcacccccagccccggccccttCAGCCAGGCCTTCGACAACCCCTACTACTGGAACCAGGACCCTGCCAAGGGTGGTGGCCCCGAAGGTGGCCCTGGCACGACGCCCACGGCCGAGAACCCCGAGTACCTCGGCCTGGCCGGCCCCGACGCCACGGCCGTGTAG
- the MIEN1 gene encoding migration and invasion enhancer 1: MSGGTGNGNGDGNGAESGAERRVRIVVEYCEPCGFEATYQELASAVRDEYPDIEIESRLGGTGAFEIEINGQLVFSKLENGGFPYEKDLIEAIRRARNGEPLEKITNSRPPCVIL, from the exons ATGAGCGGCGGCACCGGGAACGGGAACGGCGACGGCAACGGGGCCGAGAGCGGGGCCGAGCGGCGGGTCCGCATCGTGGTGGAGTATTG cGAGCCCTGTGGCTTTGAGGCCACCTACCAGGAGCTGGCGAGCGCCGTGCGGGACGAGTACCCCGACATCGAGATCGAGTCCCGCCTGGGGGGCACTG GTGCCTTTGAGATCGAGATCAACGGGCAGCTGGTGTTCTCCAAGCTGGAGAATGGAGGTTTTCCCTACGAGAAGGAT CTGATCGAGGCCATCCGCAGAGCCCGCAATGGGGAGCCCCTGGAGAAAATCACCAACAGCCGCCCCCCCTGCGTCATCCTGTGA
- the GRB7 gene encoding growth factor receptor-bound protein 7, which produces MEGGAQQSGLWEPPEQEGGPAERDGGELRRSQPLFIHGSSRQPPQEEPRASSLPSIPNPFPELCSPSNSPILSSPTLGQGPPREGTPHVVKVFGEDGACRSLEASAGTTARQLCETLVRRTRALHDHSWALVELHQHLALERCLEDHESVVEVQSSWAPGADSRFVFRKNFAKYELFKSSTQLLFPEVMVSSCLEANKSMAHSELIQNFLNSGSCPEVQGFLHLREAGRKVWKHFHFSLRRSGLYYSTKGTSKDPRHLQYFADLTESNIYYVTQGKKLYGTPTEFGFCIKPHKVRGGVKGLKLLCSEDEQSRSCWMAAFRLFKYGMQLYRNYQQAQARLSQPPWVGPTPLRSVSDNALVAMDFSGCTGRVIENPNEVLSVALEEAQAWRKKTTHRYSLPAACHSSPLSAAIHRTQPWFHGRISREDTQQLIGRQGLVDGVFLVRESQRNPKGFVLSLCHLQRIKHYLILPSEEEGRLYFTMDDGQTRFADLIQLVEFHQINRGILPCKLRHYCTCVAL; this is translated from the exons ATGGAGGGGGGGGCTCAGCAGAGCGGCCTCTGGGAGCCCCCCGAGCAGGAGGGGGGTCCTGCAGAGCGCGATGGGGGCGAGCTCCGGCGCTCCCAGCCCCTCTTCATCCACGGCAGCAG CCGGCAGCCGCCACAGGAGGAGCCGCGGGCGTCGTCGCTGCCCAGCATCCCCAACCCCTTCCCCGAGCTGTGCAGCCCCTCCAACTCCCCCATCCTgagcagccccaccctgggacagggacccccccgAGAGGGCACCCCCCAC GTGGTGAAGGTGTTCGGTGAGGACGGCGCCTGCCGCTCCCTGGAGGCCTCGGCGGGCACCACGGCGCGGCAGCTCTGCGAGACCCTGGTGCGCAGGACGCGGGCACTGCACGACCACAGCTGGGCCCTGGTGGAGCTGCACCAGCACCTGGCACTGG aGCGCTGCCTGGAGGACCACGAGTCTGTGGTGGAGGTGCAGAGCTCCTGGGCCCCGGGCGCCGACAGCCGCTTCGTGTTCCGCAAGAACTTCGCCAAGTACGAGCTCTTCAAGAGCAGCACG cagctgctgttccccGAGGTGATGGTGTCCAGCTGCCTGGAGGCCAACAAGAGCATGGCGCACTCCGAGCTCATCCAG AATTTCCTCAactctgggagctgccctgagGTCCAGGGTTTCCTGCACCTGCGGGAGGCCGGGCGCAAGGTCTGGAAGCATTTCCACTTCTCCCTGCGCCGCTCGGGGCTCTACTACTCCACCAAGGGCACCTCCAAG gaCCCCCGGCACCTCCAGTACTTCGCCGACCTCACCGAGTCCAACATCTACTACGTGACGCAGGGCAAGAAGCTCTACGGGACTCCCACCGAGTTCGGCTTCTGCATCAAG CCCCACAAGGTTCGGGGCGGAGTGAAGGGTctgaagctgctctgcagcGAGGATGAGCAGAGCCGCAGCTGCTGGATGGCGGCGTTCCGCCTCTTCAAG TACGGGATGCAGCTCTACAGAAACTACCAGCAAGCACAGGCACGGCTGAGCCAACCGCCCTGGGTCGGCCCCACGCCCCTG cgCAGCGTCTCGGACAACGCCCTGGTGGCCATGGACTTCTCGGGGTGCACGGGCCGGGTGATTGAGAACCCCAACGAGGTGCTGAGCGTGGCCCTGGAGGAGGCCCAGGCCTGGAGG AAGAAGACGACGCACCGCTACAGCCTGCCCGCCGCCTGCCACAGCTCCCCGCTCAGTGCCG CCATCCACCGCACCCAGCCCTGGTTCCACGGCAGGATCTCCAGGGAGGACACCCAGCAGCTCATCGGCCGCCAGGGCTTGGTGGATGG GGTGTTCCTGGTGCGGGAGAGCCAGCGGAACCCCAAGGGCTtcgtgctgtccctgtgccacctgcaGCGCATCAAGCACTACCTCATCCTGCCG AGCGAGGAGGAGGGACGGCTTTACTTCACCATGGACGACGGGCAGACGCGCTTCGCCGACCTGATCCAGCTGGTGGAGTTCCACCAGATCAACCGCGGCATCCTGCCCTGCAAGCTGCGCCACTACTGCACCTGCGTGGCCCTCTGA